One Owenweeksia hongkongensis DSM 17368 genomic region harbors:
- a CDS encoding stage II sporulation protein M, producing the protein MKETQFVDQNKAKWLEFEKELAQSEPKPHRVSHFYVETIDDLSFARTHYPNRLVRSYLNGLAESLSLRVQKSQKNYFRNFVQFWQRDLPLMMFEARNQFLLSFIILAVSIAIGIFSSMHDSSFANYILGDSYVKTTLANIEKGDPMAIYKDEARANMFLGITINNILVSVRTFLLSLFAGAGTLLVIIYNGVMLGVFQYFFIERGLFFESFLTIWQHGVIEISCIVLAGTAGLVLAKGTLFPGTLSRLDAFRIAGRKSLVIMLGLMPLLVYSGAVEAFVTRYTEMHWSIRLFSILITFSFVLLYFVWYPRKVAQQQEWQLTFKAYLHPIQFSRFSFTKIQKNPTIIWESIRIMNLHKKTIGRALGILLLGLISILTIAQHSTSSFYLYQSSLVGIAMFFNYSASPIFLIHFCVLFTALVLSQMLNSKHAKNAPFGTSAWKKNRGAIILASLVFALIFSFGYSYGSFVILTLLLFPAVGLFLATLNNEDGKFNFQKFWKWLKSSFGRLLSLVFILSAVIFLGSLLIQFVFGELFPQLLSSLISTQDHFSFINYLASYLAMAILFFAFYFVLFSSIGLSFFSIQEIQTAQNLKQRIHESFPDTGFASSQNANLLSSSKLNRA; encoded by the coding sequence ATGAAGGAAACCCAATTTGTTGACCAAAATAAAGCTAAATGGCTAGAGTTTGAAAAAGAACTAGCGCAAAGTGAGCCAAAGCCTCACCGAGTTTCTCATTTTTATGTAGAAACTATTGATGATCTTTCCTTTGCTCGCACACATTACCCCAACCGATTGGTTAGATCTTACTTAAACGGTTTGGCTGAATCTCTTTCTCTTAGAGTTCAAAAAAGTCAAAAAAATTATTTCAGAAATTTTGTGCAATTCTGGCAAAGAGATCTCCCTTTGATGATGTTTGAAGCACGTAATCAATTTTTACTTTCCTTCATAATTCTTGCTGTCTCCATAGCTATTGGTATTTTTTCTAGTATGCATGACTCTAGCTTTGCCAATTACATATTAGGAGATTCGTATGTAAAAACAACGCTCGCCAACATCGAAAAAGGTGATCCAATGGCTATATATAAGGATGAAGCCAGAGCCAACATGTTTTTAGGTATTACTATAAATAATATTCTGGTTTCGGTACGAACCTTTCTTTTAAGTCTTTTTGCCGGAGCAGGCACATTGCTGGTGATTATCTACAACGGTGTTATGCTCGGGGTGTTTCAATATTTTTTTATTGAACGGGGGCTTTTCTTTGAGTCCTTTTTAACTATTTGGCAGCATGGTGTTATTGAAATTTCATGTATTGTGCTTGCGGGCACAGCGGGGTTGGTGCTCGCTAAAGGCACCCTATTTCCGGGCACACTTTCTCGTTTAGACGCCTTCAGAATTGCAGGTAGAAAAAGTTTGGTGATAATGCTTGGCTTGATGCCACTACTTGTATACTCTGGAGCGGTAGAAGCATTTGTAACTAGATACACTGAAATGCACTGGAGCATTCGTCTGTTTTCTATACTTATCACATTTTCATTTGTACTGCTCTATTTTGTGTGGTACCCGCGCAAGGTGGCACAGCAACAAGAATGGCAATTGACATTTAAGGCTTACCTCCACCCTATTCAATTTTCAAGATTTTCTTTTACCAAAATTCAAAAGAACCCCACCATAATATGGGAGTCCATTAGAATAATGAATCTCCACAAAAAAACTATAGGGAGAGCCCTTGGTATACTTTTACTGGGTCTTATAAGTATACTTACCATTGCCCAGCATTCCACTTCTTCTTTCTACCTCTACCAAAGCAGTTTAGTGGGTATTGCCATGTTTTTTAATTATAGCGCTAGCCCTATTTTTCTTATCCACTTTTGTGTACTATTTACGGCCCTTGTACTAAGCCAAATGTTAAATTCTAAACATGCGAAAAATGCACCTTTTGGAACGAGTGCCTGGAAAAAAAATCGTGGTGCGATTATTCTAGCTTCTCTTGTCTTTGCCCTTATTTTTTCCTTTGGCTACAGTTATGGTTCGTTTGTAATTCTTACCCTACTCCTTTTCCCAGCAGTGGGATTATTTTTGGCAACACTAAATAATGAAGATGGAAAGTTTAATTTTCAAAAATTCTGGAAATGGTTAAAGTCCTCTTTCGGTAGGCTACTCAGCTTAGTTTTTATCTTATCAGCAGTTATTTTTCTTGGTAGTTTATTAATCCAATTCGTGTTTGGAGAGTTATTTCCACAACTCTTATCCAGCCTTATAAGTACGCAAGATCACTTTTCTTTTATCAATTATTTGGCATCATATCTAGCTATGGCAATATTGTTTTTTGCCTTTTACTTTGTACTTTTTTCTTCTATTGGTCTTAGTTTCTTTAGCATACAAGAAATACAAACCGCACAAAACTTAAAGCAACGCATTCACGAGAGTTTTCCAGACACAGGGTTTGCTTCATCGCAAAATGCAAACTTATTGAGCAGCAGCAAGCTAAACAGAGCATGA